A region of Papaver somniferum cultivar HN1 unplaced genomic scaffold, ASM357369v1 unplaced-scaffold_160, whole genome shotgun sequence DNA encodes the following proteins:
- the LOC113337549 gene encoding uncharacterized protein LOC113337549, whose translation MDCQNVVNSLKNANSSVHWLNQGIVQEIRHLVSTMNYYDVRYVKITTNKAAHVIADDARTDMSSFEFWCNIPDKYRKIIRDEWTIGHVIATRRSNRLANRRGTRGEAETSADGERRGKETGRTKRKVKESRNERNLEQEVQRYDGRRGSTSEREIQRCRRETSLERDARRSLERSIVEQRTSEVAKQREKEQTDANQTILRQLEELKASMKNNNKQGGKMKLAEAIEEAERSPFSREILQAPILAKCALPTFSSIFDGTGSTVQHMKAYNLTLMSWAQHQAVLCKYFPSSLTGEASLWFDNLCEGSVTSFAQMQRFFLGNYITSNRAKAGIEHAFNLKKAHGEIL comes from the exons ATGGATTGTCAAAATGTAGTTAACTCTCTTAAAAATGCCAACTCCTCTGTTCACTGGTTGAATCAAGGAATTGTACAGGAAATAAGGCATTTAGTTTCTACTATGAACTATTATGATGTAAGATATGTTAAAATAACAACAAATAAGGCTGCTCATGTTATAGCTGACGATGCAAGAACTGATATGTCCTCTTTTGAATTTTGGTGTAACATCCCAGATAAATACAGGAAAATTATAAGGGATGAATGGACTATCG GACATGTTATTGCTACTCGGAGAAGCAACAGATTGGCAAACAGAAGAGGAACCAGAGGTGAAGCTGAAACTTCAGCtgatggagaaagaagagg CAAGGAGACTGGAAGAACGAAGAGAAAGGTGAAGGAATCTAGAAATGAGAGAAATCTAGAACAAGAAGTACAGAGATATGATGGTAGAAGAGGAAGTACTTCAGAACGCGAAATCCAGAGATGTAGGAGAGAAACCAGCTTGGAGCGAGATGCAAGAAGATCTTTAGAAAGAAGTATAGTAGAACAAAGAACATCAGAGGTAGCCAAACAAAGGGAAAAAGAGCAGACTGACGCAAACCAAACCATACTACGACAGCTTGAAGAACTAAAAGCATCAATGAAAAACAATAACAAGCAAGGGGGGAAAATGAAGTTGGCAGAAGCCATAGAGGAAGCAGAGAGATCGCCATTTTCTCGCGAGATATTACAAGCACCTATCCTCGCAAAGTGTGCTCTTCCAACATTTTCCAGCATCTTCGACGGGACAGGAAGTACAGTACAACATATGAAAGCCTATAATCTCACACTAATGTCATGGGCCCAGCATCAGGCGGTGTTGTGCAAATATTTTCCATCCAGTCTGACTGGAGAAGCTTCATTATGGTTCGATAATTTATGCGAAGGATCGGTGACTTCATTCGCGCAAATGCAAAGGTTTTTCTTAGGAAACTACATAACCAGCAACCGGGCCAAAGCAGGGATTGAACATGCTTTTAACCTAAAGAAAGCGCATGGAGAAATTCTATGA